The sequence taaacacgAGCAGCTATTGATAAAAGGAATTGAAGATTAAAGATCGGATATCCTGTCCTCCGCTTTGTGCCGACAAACCGCCCTGCCTGTGCTTTTTCGTCACGGCCGCCTACCACTCCTTAAGCCCTAAGCAAGTCGTGATGTGTCGCAGGCACATTTTTTAGGACAGCCCAGCACAACCTTGAGCCAAAGCGAGTCGCCAGCACCTCCCGAGCCGGGAGGTGCCGGGAGGGtgtcagcacacacacagctcatTAAAAGCGGATTAGGTGACGAGCTCCTCAAACAGACCAACGCCGCTGGAAAAGAATGGCTTCTAACCACGGGAACTGGCAGAGAGAGGGGCACCGGGCTGCCTATTTTGGAAAGCTGGGGTTTcggtgctgtgtgtgtgtggagctAGACTTGCTTCGGCAGTTCCTCTTAATGGACTCGAGCAGAAGAATTAGCACCAGTAAAGGCGTTAGGGGTTATTTGGTGACAACATGTGGAGGCTGAATAAAAAGGTATGCCAGGCACGAAAAGTTAGAAGCActgattaaatattaaaaatgaattaattattattattatttttaatccgATGCAGCTTTTACTGTTAGCTACTAGGTTCCTCTCCCCCAAACATTAGACAAAATTGCATTGTTTACAAAAATTTATTAATACAAACTTTACACACTTTGTATAACAGTTATCAAAGTCCTAGTTATAGATATCATGTGTGTAATAATACTTTGCTGCAGTTCTTTTTATATTCATTCGCACACAAAATAAGTTCTCCAAGACTAACATCTACCTAAACTAGCACTGTATCTCAAATCTGCTCAAGTTTTGGTAAGGCTGTTGGCGTTTCTAAAAAGTACACAGAGGATAACCTAGGCGGTCACTTCATGATGCTTGCAGCTAGCCACTGAACTCGAACGGCTAAGGTCAGAAAGAAAACGTCAAGAGAGCCCTAGGTCATTATACCACAGCCgacacaaacacagcaaactCTGCCCATTGCCAcagaacagaagacagaagtACGACTAAAAACGCAAGCCGATGTGTTGCAGCATCGTAGGGCCACTAGATAGCCATCCGTCAACTCGTGGCGATTTACAAGGTGAAGAGAAGGCACCAAAGCTGCAAACTGCGCCCCGCGGCCCCCGGCCCCAGGAACCCAGACGGGGCGGGCAGCCCGGGCGGCAACACCCGGACCCCCCCGGAGCTctgcccggggccggggctgtcCCCGGGGGAGGTTTTGCccgaggcttttttttttttttcctttttttttttttttttttttttttttttgggtgggggagGATGAGGGATGTTTTTTTCGCAAGCAATCGACGGCTCGAATTCGGGgctggtttgtttgttctttttttttctttctttttttttccttttttttttttttttttttggtggctttgGAAAGACTCCTGTAAGGTTTGTGTGGtgagctggaaggaaggaagcgATACCTACGTGTCCTCCTCCGCCACCTGCCTTCGGGCAGGGAGGGAGCGAGCCCCCCCGGCCGGGATCGCCGCTGCCGACGGTCCCCCGGGTGCAAGGTAAGATAGGAGTCCGTACATAGAGAGATGAGGTGAAAATGGTTTATCTCGTTAGAAACCGGACCACAGGTGAACACTACACATTGTTGTATGACAAAAGTTcgttttatgaaataaattttactaaGCAATAAGCCAGaatgtagaaaaatacattttacctCCAAACTCAATAAACAAGGAACAAAAACTTTAGTAGTAGTGCATAATTCTTTAGTGGTAGCTACAACAGGGGTTCCTAAACTTTTACAATAAGAGCTtgcataaaacagaacaaaggagtgagagagcgttcacaatcttttttttttttttttcccaaaaaaagaacataaccccaaaaaataacttaaaaaaaaaggtgactcGGGTGGGTTAAACGGTGCTTGGAAAAGTGCGAAGAGAGGATGAGAGGCGGGAGGGtctataagaaaaataacaataataataataataataataacagtcAAAGAAAAGAGCAACTCCGACCGAAAAAATGCAAAGGCGAGAACCCTGCTCATTTACACACGATGAGAAGCATGGACAGCACTGGAGAGTAACACACTGTACTTTGCATCCAGGTCCAGTACCGAGCTGCCCGAGGCAGTTGGGTAGCGGATCGGAGGGGGGGGTCGCCTCTGGCCCCCCGGCCCCTTGGGGCCACCCCCGCTCACGTCCCCGCTGGTCCCCCAAAGGGTCCTGGCTCCGCTctgccccgcagccctgcccggcCGGCCACAAGAGCACTGCGCGGGGCTGGGTGCTCGCTATCCTTGCTTCGGGGGTCGTTGGggttttagttttttgtttttttgtttttttttttggtcttgagttttggttttggttttcttttttttttttttttctttttttctttttttactgttctcCCTCCAATAGGCAACAGAGATGTGCACAATTTGGATCGAGCTGTTGTTTTCGAGTGGGAATTGTCCTCTAAGCTCATTGTTTGAGGAGACGCTAATAGAGATACGACTGGAAtcaaagaaagcaggaagaataaaactaaaaaatcGAAATCTAGAGCAAAGGGGACGCTGCCCCTTCAGAGAGCTAGTGGCAAAGGAGCCTGCCTTGAGACTCACCGGGGGAAGAATCTGCTTCAGCAATTCTCCCAAATCATTTTCCTCAAAAtcccctgggagcagggcaTCCTTCTCTATGTACAGTAGCAAATggtgaaaattaatgtttcgACCCTGTCGTGGATAAAAATACTATCCTTTTAATTTCCGTTACAAAAATAGGAGTAATATTCAAAACAatgattgtcttttttttctatttattttatataaaaacataaacagCTCAGGCGAATTCTTGTTCTTGTGCAGGCTTTATATGAAGAATTGTTCTTTAGTATTCGTagtagtatttatatatatatatttatatattatatataacttAAGGATTGGTCCACAAAGTAGATCTGTGCGTTTCTCTAGTGCTtttgtacaaaagaaaaacaatattattatcaaaatattcatttaatggCTTTACTtcatacataaatacatgtttaGATAACACAGGAGCGGTGATTGTTCAGTCAGTTTGGAAatgacttttgtttttgtttagatttttttttgttggtggtgggtttctctctctctctctctctctctctctctttctctctctctctctctctctctctcaggaCTTTGTATACACGGGAGGGGCTGGTTACTCATCGCTACAAATACGCTACTCGGCGtcctttgtttttaactctttgTTTATACCTTTTCCCCAGGACGGCCGCTAAGTATTTCTTGACAGCCATTTGTTTCCGGTAGCGGCTGTAGCTGTCCGTGAAGATGCCGTCTATGTGCCGCTTGGTGAGCGGTTCCGCCTCGTCCCCCAGGCCGCTGCTGGCACCGCTGCAAGCACCGAGAAGCACAGCTCCATCAGCACAGCATCATCACCACCAACCAGCACAGCAtcaccagcacagctccatcACCGGCATAGCATCACCAGCACAGCATCACCAGCACAACTCCATCACCAGCACGGCTCTACCACCAGCATAGCATCACCAGCACAGCATCATCACCAGCACAGCATCATCACCAGCACATCTCCACCAGCACATCTCCATCAGCCCAGCTCCACCACCAGCCCAgctccgccccgctccgcgcccctCCGCGCCCCCCGACCCCGAGCCGCCTCTCCCGGGGGCGCAGCGCGGCGGCTCCGCGGGCAGACAAAGGCAACAGCCCCGGCCATGCATTATTCATCCAGCCGAGGAAATGTCACCTCCCGCGGGGGGCATCTCGCCGGCCCTGCCCCAccagccgccgccgccacgGAGCGCCCCGGGGGTTCGCCCCGCCGCGTCCCCCCCTGGGGACACCGCTTCCCACGGGGGAccggggatggagggggggggataAGAAGGGGGATGCCCAACTTCTCGGCGTGAaacccaaataaaataatggtaACTGGGGGAAAGGAAGACGGATCTAAATGCACATATGCGCGCACGGGCGTGTTACACCGAGGAAACCTCCCGTCACGCCGGCGCTGGAGCCGGGTTTCCGCTGCTCCGGGAGCTCCCCGGCAGCCGTGGCCGGGGACTGAGGCTCGGGGTGCCCCCTGTACACCCCCACATCCCCCCACGTCCCCCCCAACCCAGCCCTGCCGCCGGCGCAAGGCATCCCCAGCGGCGGCCCGATGCGCTTTGTTCCCTCCAGCGCCCACCAACGCCCACCGCGGGGAAAAGAGCTAGCGGAAAGCCTTACCCGACCCGCTTGGCCATCAGAGAGTGCAGATATTTCCTGGCGGACAACTGGCCCAGGAGTTTCCTGTAGGCTTTGTTGAAGATCCCATCGGCGTGCCTGGGGCCGGAGGGAAGAGCCCCCGGGTGAGCGGCGACACCCCCGGCCTTCCCCGCCTGCTGCGGGGGGCGGCttctccccgagccccccgggaccccccttccccacccgcAGCCCTCCAGGAGGTAAGGCTGCGCCCCCATTTCTTCTGGCCGCCGGGACCCCGGCAGGTGGTCGTTTGATTGggtttgggtttatttttttttttttttctaattgctgGAGGCTTggtgggtattttttttttgtcctccagTCGGCTCGGACAAACCCGGCTCGAAATTGTCGCCTGCCACCCCGCGAGCTGCGGTCACCTTTTTTCCGGTGGGTAGTACAAGGTGTACACCTCGCCCAGCACGGAGGACGGACTCGCTATCCCCAGGGGCTCGTGGTCGTAGGCGAAGTCCTGCAGAGTGTTCCCGTCCTCGTCGTAGACTTCATCCTCCAGCCTGGCAAcgagagcagcagggagaaggagtCAGCTCCCTTCGTGCCTTCCCCGGCGGAGCCCACCCGGTCCCCCCGCCCCATCCCCGTCCAGCCTCTGCGGGGCAGGACCACGAGGGACGGAGCACGCCGAGCTCGGGGAAAATCCTCCAGcatcccctttttccccccctccccaggcccGAGGAGCAGCCTCCCCTCTGCCGGGAGCTGGGAGCCTGGTGCCTCCCGAGCGGAGCGCACGCACGCACGGGCAGCACCCGCACACCCACCCGCACACACACCCGCACACGCACacccgcacacacacacacacacacacacacccggCCGTGTGCCAGGGGCTGGCCGGGAGCCTGAAGCATCCCCGACGGGGACCGGGAGGTCAGcggcagccccccgggggctgcgccCCGCTCCTCCCCGTAGCGCCCGCGGGCTGGGGTGGGGCTTGCGCCCGCTGCTGCTTTTCGTTGAATGGTGGCTCTGCCCTTTGAGGTCCCTCCGGTTCGgtgtccccccccaccccaccccccccttcaGCCTCCCCACCCCCCTAAGCCCTCCCCGCCTCTCTCTCTGCAGTACGATGTAGGTCATCGTACGATACAGGCAGCTATTTTTGTCTGCGAGCTTTAGCGGAGGTATTAATAATAGATGCCGCTAAAGTGTTTCGCTCCTGCTAATTCAGGCGCTTGAATGGAGGGGAGCCAGCTTGCCGCCGGCTAATGGCCCCGCAGGCCACCGAGCCCACTGCCCTGCCGCCCTTCTGcccggggaggggaaggggctgctctgGGCCAGCCCCGACGGGCTCCCGGCTCCTGCCAGGACACCTCGGAGCCCCCCAAAGGACACCCCGTAAAGGGCACCCTCCCGGGCCAGCCTTGCGCACAGCCGAGCAGCGAGGCGGGGGTGCCCCGcaggccccccccccccggagcaAAACGGAGCTCGGGGGggttgggaggggacaggacGGCAGCAGcgagcccacagctcccccccgagccccctgAGTAGGGTGGGACCGAGCTGCTGGGAGTCGTCCCGGGGCCGGCACGCATCCCACGGGGGGACCCCGCTGCTGCCCCAAATGCCTCCGGGGGGGTCCGAGCACCCCCGGCACAAGCCGAGAGGGGCGGCACAGGCACCGGCCCGCGATGCCGAGTAGATGGATAAGGAGAGGAAACCGCGACACCTCGGCAGCCGCCTTCCCCCACGAGGAGGGAGGTGGCACAAAGACAGGTAAATAGGGGAAAGGACCGAAACCCTGCAAACTCCGCTGGCACCACACGAGCCACAGCAGCTCTCGCACGCCAGCAGGCGACGGCGCACCctgccgcccccagcccccggcagAGCAGGGATGCTCGCCGCTCCCCCGGCCGGCTGCAGACAACTAAAACTGCCAGGGTACTGGGGGAGGCAACTCCCCACCCCCTCCTCTCCCGGTCCCTGGGGACAAGAGGCTCCCTGGAGAAGTTAGTGCTGCAGCCGGGGGCAACCCGCTGCCTGTCCCATCAGCACAGCATCCGCCCAACTTGTCCCCCCCGGCGCTTACAGCCCTACCAGGGTCTCCTCTCCCAGGACGGAGGGGGTGGGCgtgcaggagaagaggagggggtttcttttgctgtctgtccccccccccccccccctcttaATTCGTCCCCCTTCCCTTAGCAAGAGCAGAGAGCCCCGGGGCGGGGGCCGGACCCACCTGAGTGCCGGGTACTGAAGTCCAGCCGCAGGTGAGCAGTAGACGCTGCAATGCATTATTATGCCATAGACCAGGAGTGCTAGGATCGCTTTGCTACACATTGCCACTCTGTGcgggagggaaaggaaaaccgctgtcaaaaaaaaaaatcataaaaaatatatatataaaaaaaaataaaaatatatatataaaaatataaaaataaaaaatcgcCCACGACCCACCAAGCCCTGGCCGAGCCCGCGGGGGAAGGATGCTCGGCAGCGGAGCGGCGCGGAGCGGGGAGCGGCTCGGAgcggtgccgccgccgcccgccccgtcggtgcccgcccgcccgcccgccccgggaCCGCGGCGGGGAGGCCCGGCGAGCCGCCTCGTGTCCTTACCATCAAACTCTAAACACCCGGCACTAAGAGCGTTTGGCTGCGAAACTAAAAGGGCAggtctttaagaaaaaaatatatagaaaaagaaaaaaaaaaaaagaaaaacccaaaatagggggaaaaaaaaaatagtgctgtCTCCCAAGTTGCGGCCGAAAGGAGTTAAAACGCTCGTGGCATCGCCTTTCCGATGGGCGAAGGACCCGCGGGGTGAAGACGCCGCCAAAGCAGCAGTGAGTTGTGTGCTGATTTTAGGGGGATCTGCtccaaaaagaagaagaagaaaaaaaaaaaaaaaaaaaaaaagaaaaaaaaaaaagcgaaaaggaaaaaaatatatattcaaaaaaaaagtttgcaggTAGCAGCACGGATCTGGAGTGGAGTCTGcgagggaagggagaggagggatgGATGGAGCGAGGTGTCGCCGGAGAAGGGAgcgcaggggaagggggaagagagCGAGCGAGCCCGGGAGGGAGCGGAGGCGGGGAGCCGCGGGCTGGCTGCGTGAGCTGTTGTCTTCCCCAGCTCTCTCCCCTCACTGAGCGCCTTCTCagccttctcctcttcttctcttcctgctcGGTGGCTCCAAACTTGACCAGCCTTCCGCAGCCTTCCGTCTGATACGCAATTAGCAACAAAATCTTTGCAAACACCCCGCTTCGGCAAGAGCCCTCTTCGTAAACATTTGCCTGCTCGTTACCTTAGAGGACGGGCAATATTGTTTGTTGCCCCCGTGGTGGTGTCCGGATTTTTATTCATGAatcaaatgcctttttttttttttttttttttttttttttcccccggtCACGTAATAATCGGGTATCAGAAAAGACGTCACCACCCCAATTCCTCAAGGAACACAGTTCTGTGTCGTCCTCAAAGATGAGCTTATCAGGAGTCATAAAGCTTCTCATAAACACCAACTCACgcttccccaaaaaaaaaaaaataaataaaaaaataagggttaaataaataaataataataacaagaagaaaataacacccAGAAAACCCACCCCATCCCGCAAAGCCTTACGAGGGTGCTCGCCCGGGCCGAGCTGTACCTGCTGCGGGAAGGGGACGAGGGGCGGAGGAGGGCGGTGTGGGATGGGGGGGTCCCCTCTCCGCAGGGCCTCCTCACCCCCACGCGGGACCCCCACTTCCACGCGGATTTGCGGATAGAGAgggtcttttttatttttttttcccttcgtatttttttttttttggagggctATTGGGAGTGTTGTTGTCATTACACAAGGCTCCCTCCTCGGGGGCGACCAGCGGTGCCGTGCCCGCGTGTGCTGCTACCGTGGGGGGCTCCACGCGTGGGGGAGCTCGGGACCCTCCCTTCCCATCCTTGTGCAGGGGCAGTGCGGGAGGGGAGAagattaaggggaaaaaaagagggggtgaaataaaagaaaagaaacaaaagggggggtgaaataaaagaaaaaaaaaaaaaaaaaagccaagaaagtTGACTTGCGGGAGGGACCGGGAGGGAAATCCCTTCCCCGGGGAGTTCCCCGCCGCCGGGGTTATTTCCCCCCCGAGCAGGGATGCGGGAGGGCAAGGAccctggggggctcctggccccgcagcagcagcgctCAGCTTCCCCTGAGCCCAAAGCGGGCCCTTCATTTCCGAGAACTGCCCCGAGAAGCAgaagctggctgcaggagccatTACTGCACATTTTAATTATT comes from Aythya fuligula isolate bAytFul2 chromosome 2, bAytFul2.pri, whole genome shotgun sequence and encodes:
- the ADCYAP1 gene encoding pituitary adenylate cyclase-activating polypeptide isoform X2; this encodes MCSKAILALLVYGIIMHCSVYCSPAAGLQYPALRLEDEVYDEDGNTLQDFAYDHEPLGIASPSSVLGEVYTLYYPPEKRHADGIFNKAYRKLLGQLSARKYLHSLMAKRVGGASSGLGDEAEPLTKRHIDGIFTDSYSRYRKQMAVKKYLAAVLGKRYKQRVKNKGRRVAYL
- the ADCYAP1 gene encoding pituitary adenylate cyclase-activating polypeptide isoform X1, which encodes MNKNPDTTTGATNNIARPLRVAMCSKAILALLVYGIIMHCSVYCSPAAGLQYPALRLEDEVYDEDGNTLQDFAYDHEPLGIASPSSVLGEVYTLYYPPEKRHADGIFNKAYRKLLGQLSARKYLHSLMAKRVGGASSGLGDEAEPLTKRHIDGIFTDSYSRYRKQMAVKKYLAAVLGKRYKQRVKNKGRRVAYL